Within Candidatus Aminicenantes bacterium, the genomic segment CCTCGGCGCCCTGTGGATTCTGGGAGAGTTAAACATAGACTATGCTCCCTTCCTGGTCGCCGCCGGAGGCTTGTCCCTGGCCATCGGCTTCGGTTCCCAATCGCTGGTCAAGGATTTCTTCAGCGGCTTCTTCATGCTCATGGAAGAACAACTGGCTCTGGGGGATGTGGTCAAGATCAACGGCAAAGCGGGCGTGGTGGAAAAGATCTCTTTCCGTACAATCAAGATGCGCTCCCTGGACGGCACCATGCACATCATCCCCAACGGCAGCATTGACAGCGTGTCCAATCTCACTCATAAGTGGTCCATGGCCGTGGTCAACATCGGCGTTTCCTACGACACCGACGCGGAAAAGGTCATGCAGGTGTTGAAGGATATCTGCAGCGGCATCATGCGCGACCCGTTATGGAAAGAGCTGTTGGTGGACGAACCCTTGCCCCAGGGCATTATCTCTTTCGGGGAGTCTTCGGTAAACTTCCGCATCCTGGCCAAGACAGCGCCCGCGCAGCAATGGGCGGTGGGTCGCGAATTGAACCTGCGCATCAAGCGGGCATTCGACACCAGGGGCATCGAGATCCCCTACAACTACGTCAACGTAATCAACCGCACACCTGATCCCGTAAAAGCGGACTGATCAGTTCTTTGCCTGCTTTTCCGGATACATGCCGTCCCAGGCCTGGGGTTCACCTTTGAGCCAATGGTCAAACCAGGCGATAATGGTGCGCATCCATCGCCGGCGCTGTGGCGGATCCAGAATGAAGTGTTGCTGGTCCTTGAAAGTTACGAGGGCGACCTCGCGGTCCAACAGTTTCAGGGCGGCAAACATCTGGTAACTTTCCCCCGGAGGAACATTGTTGTCCCTTTCCCCATGCAGCAGAAGCAGGGGAGTGTGAATGCGGTCCGCCATGAACAGGGGGCTTTGTTCTACATAGAGAGATTTGCGGTTCCAGGGAAAGGAATCCGCTGACGCCACTCCACTGTAAAGCACGCCCCAGTCACCCACACCCCAGTAACTGGCCAAAGAAGCGATTCCCGCGTGAGAAATCAGGGCCGAAAAACGTTGCGTGACCGTGGCCAGGTACTGGGTCAAAAATCCGCCATAGGAAGCGCCCATACCACCGATTCGGTCCGGGTCCACGTTGGGGTGGGATTCAACCAGGGCATCCACCGCGGCGATAACCTCCGCGGCGCTCTGCTTTCCCCAGTCATTGACATGCACGGCGGACGCACCCTGGCCGTAACCCACGGTCCCGGTCGGCTGCAACACGTAAACCATATAGCCCTGGGCCGCATACCAATTCTTGGGATAGCGCCCGGCGAAATCCCGGGTAACCGGCGAGGTACCGCCATAATAATAGACGATGAGCGGGTATTTGCGATTGGGGTTGAATTGCGGCGGATAGTACAGGCGCCCGGGAACCACCCGTCCTTCCGGAGTACGATAATCCCGGTCTTCCACCTTACCGAAACGGATGTCGCGGAACAAATCGGCGTTAAAGTCACGCAACAGTCCGACCCGGCGGCGTTTCAAGTCCACCCGGTAGAGGCGATGGGGAGTGGTGACTCCGGAGGCCCAGGCCACGGCCACGGAGCGCCGCACAGACCAACCCACCCGATGCACCACGTCCACTGGGAAATCCAGGATTTCAAACCCGCGGTCTTTTCGCCATATAGACAGCGATTCCTTTGCCCCATCCACCACGTGGAAGTAAATGCAATCCTCCTGCGCGGGCCAGAAACCGGAGGAAATCGAGGGGGAAAAAGTGCGGGAGATGGCGGCAGCCGAACGGCCGGCGATATCGAACAAATACGCCTGACCATCAAAGTCATTCGGGATTGATCCACCCGACAATACGTTCCCCTTACCACCGAAGGCGGAAGCGCCGCCGATCACCAGGAGCCGGCTGGAATCCGGAGCCCATGAAGCCTCGTTAATCCAGGGATCCGCCAACAGTATATCGCGTTCCATGGTTGCCGGATCCACAATAACACCCTCGTAACGTTCATACGGACGCCGGGCGGGATCGGGAACCTTGCGCTCCAACAGGATGCGTTTGCCGTCGGGGCTGATACGAGCCTGGTGAAACCGTTCTTCGGGACGTGTCAGGCACCGGGTCACGGAACCGCTCAAAAAATGGACAAACAACCCCACATGCCGAGGCGAAGAAGCAGCCCGGTCGGCGATTTCCCTGATATATTTCCATTCAGAGTCAGGCGAGGGAAGTTCCTCCACGGCATAAACCAGGTAGCGGTTGTCCGGGGACCACCATACCTCCTTTAAACGGGCGATACCGGCACAAACCGTTCGCAGTGAATGATCCCTGAGCCGGTGGACCATAATATCGGCGCTTTCCTTGTGCTTGCGGATAAACGCGAAACCCGAGGAATCAGGCAACCATGTAATGCCGGTGACATTGCCCACGCCCTCACTGGTCCACACCACGCGGCCGGAATCCACTCCCAGCACTTCAGTCCAACTGCGCCGCATATCTTTTGAATCCAACCGCCTCAGAGACACAGCCACGTGTCGTCCATCCGGTGCCATGCTTACATTCACGGCTTCAGCCGCATAGATTACATGCTTGATGTCCATATTCCGCCCGGGCTCAACAGAAGCCCGCAAAGGCATTTTGCCGAACTCTTCACTCCACTCCAAATGGGGCAGAAAACGGGGGATCCGTTTGGGACGCACCAGCAACTTGACCACCAGTTGATGACAACCCGCAGGCAGTTGCATATCCACCCCCCAGGTATCCGCGTGCACCCGGAACGTCTCCTGGGGTTTGCCGTCCAGATAGACGGTAAACGCGTAATCCACCCGGTCCAGCAACAGCCTGGCGGCCAGCCACCGATCGGCGTCCACCCATGTGGCCAGGTAGTAGATCGCCGGGGCGGAAACCGCCAGGTTGCCCTTGCGATATTCACGCCATTGCACCTGAGGGCCCGTTCCCCAATCAACCGTCTCCCCGACGCGGGGATGTATGCGGGAAGCATCCAGGTGCGGAAAGCCCGCCAGGGCCTCATCCGTTCCATGGTTGCGGACCTCGGTTTCAGAAACGGGCAGGGGGCCCAATACCAGCCAGGGAGAGAGCTCCTGTTTGAATCCGGCTCCCCGGAGCAAGACCGCGTTTGCCGAAAACAGCACCACGGCGATCAACAAGGTCACGACTCTTTTCATCTTTCCTCCATGACACCGGATCGACCCGCGCATCCGGATTTATCAACATGATTTTCCCGGTACGGTTCAAATAGTCATTGCGACTGTTGCGCGCCATTCGGGCTAAAAATAACCCAACGTTTTTAGTTTCTCCATATCTTCTTTGGTCATCTGTCCGGGGTTGCGCACAAATTGTTTGCTGATTCTCAGGTATTCCTCTACCCGGCGCACATAACCATCCAGCAGGCGTTTCCATTCTTCCAGGCCGGAGCGGCGCTTCAGGTAAAGGTTGTGCTTTTCAAGGGGGTCTTTCGCCCAGTGATAGAAACGAAAGCGATGGTTGCGCGGAGTCAGCATCACTTTCTCTCCACGCTGAACCAGGGCATAACCAATGGGTTCAACCTTGTGGTGGTAATAACGGCCACGCCGGAAATGCACGGCGCCCTTGTAGGCTTCGGAAAATAGCGTGCGGTTCTCTTCGGGAATAAACAAGTCACGCCCAATCATCCAATCCGGACGTTCCATTCCCAACAGCCCCAGGATAGTGGGCGCCACGTCTTCCAGTGAAACCTCATGATGAAGCTTTGAGCCCGCTCGTTCGCTCTCGGGAAATTTCATTATCAAGGGCACGTGCAGGGTGGAGTTAAACAGTTTGCGACCGTGGCCGTATTCACCATGCTCGCCGAAACTTTCGCCGTGGTCGGACATAAACACCACAATGGCGCGATCAAACAGACCGTCTTTCTTCAGTCGCTTGATCAGGCGGCCGATATGGTGATTCACGAAACCCACCTCGGTATCGTAATTGCGCATCTTGGAAAAATCGCTGTCCGGATGGTACAACTCTTTATGCCAACGGTTGTAGTCAAAGTCGAATTCCTTGTGGTGAACGTACGGGGCATGGGGCTCAGAGTAATGGACCCAGAGAAAGATCGGCTCTTCCTCGCAGCGGTCCAGCCATTCAAACACGCGCTGGTTAACCGTGGGTGCACGGCCTTCCGGATTAATGGTTCCCAGCCAGCGCTTTTTGTCAAACACCTCCTCATAAGTATCGAAACCGCGGTCCAATCCACTGAGCCGGGCTTTAAGCGGCCAGCTCGAGATAAAGGCGCCGGTACGGTATCCCTCTGCCTTCAACAAATCCGTCAGGGTTTCCATCTGGGGAAAGATGGGCAATCCATTGCGCTTGGCTCCATGGCGATGGGGGGGCAGGGACGTCAACAGGGACGCGAAAGCCGGAGTCGTCAGTGGAGAAGGGGTAAAGCAGCGCGTAAACAGAACGGATTTTTTGGCCAACGCATCCAACTCCGGCGAGGTCGGGCGTGGGTAACCGTAGCATCCCAGGCGATCCGCCCGCAACGTATCCACGGCGATTATGATCACGGGAACGGGCTGTTCATTCTCGGACGCCCGGCAAGTTCCACCCATGGACAAGAGCATCCCCAAAAAAATATGTAGAACAATTGATTTCAAGCGTTGAATCGTTTCACCTCCTGCAGGGTCGGCTAATCCATGGGCCAGAAACGGTTGTCGTACCAAACTTCTTCGCGAAGTTGATCATCCATTTCCGCAAAGAGCTTCATGTGGTCGGTTTCCCAATCCGCCAACCACTGGTAGAGCCGGCGCTCATCCTCGTCTCCGGTGGCCCGGGCCCGGCCGGAGTAGTATTCCACGGCTTTTTTTTCAAAATCCAGGGCGGCGGAGATCACGGCGGCTTCATATCCGACGGAAGAGATCTCTTTTAATACCTTGCCGGTTAAAGTACGATCCACGGCTTCATGATCAGCCGCGGTCAGATCCGGAAGCACGAAAGAACCGTCCTTTGTCAGGCTGGCGTACTGTCTTGAAAGGATCTCAATATGCTGTTCCTCTTCAAGCGCCAGCAATTGAAACAACTCCCGCACCGGATCCTTGGCCTGGCCGGCGGCCACGGATTCATACAGGGCGCGGCCGCGATGCTCCAATAAAATGGCGCCTTTAATGATATCGATCTGCTCTTTTTCGGCCACTGAAAACCTCCATCGATTTTATTGTAGCACAGGAAAAATTGACCCAAAAGTCCGCTTGCTTTCATCCCGACCGTAATCTATACTCTATAAGCAAAGGAATTCGCATGACTGATTGCTGGAAATCTCGATTCATCGGCGTTACCGGAGCCGCCGGCTTTATCGGCAATCGCCTGGTGCATGCCCTGGTTGAAAAAGGCGCGCGCGTGCGCGCCCTCGTTCACTCCACTCCACTGAAAGAAAATGTTGAGGTCATGCAGGGCGATGTGGCCGATGCCGGCACCATGGCTGATTTCTGCCGCGGACTGGATGGGGTATTTCATTTGGCCACCGCCCTGGGCAACCGGCGTATCCCCGAAAGCGAATTCATGCGCATCAATGCGAAAGGCACCACCACCTTGCTGGAGCAGGCGCGCCGCGCCGGGGTAAAACGGGTGGTCCACTTCGGCAGCGCCGGGATCTATGGCCGCACATCGGGGCGTACATTGCTCAAAGAGGGAGATAAGGGCCGTCCCGTGGATGCATACGAAAAAAGTAAGTTTGCCGGGGAACAGGCCGCCCTTGACTGGAACGCTCCCCCCGAGGTTTGCCTGATCCGGCCCGGCTGGGTGTATGGTGAAGGCGACCGGCGCACATTCAAGTTAATCAGCCGGATTCATTCGGGTTTTTTCTTTGTGGCCGGAAGCGGCCGCATCCTGCAGACCCCGGTATATGTAGACGACCTGGTCGAGGCGGCGCTGGCCGTATTCCAGCAAGGCGCACCCGGCCGGGATTACAACGCCGCGGGCGCGGCCGTTACAGTCAACCATCTGGCCGGTGCCATTGCCGTTGCCCTGGGTCGCAGTCCCCGTTTCATCCATATCCCGGTCAGCCTGCTTTTGCCTCCGGCGGTAGCCATGGAAACCCTTTTCGGCCTCGCCGGCAGAGAAGCGCCATTGAGCCGCTCGCGATTGGCATTTTTCCGCCGCGGCAAACCCCTGGATACCACCCGCATCCGTACCGAACTGGGCGTCCGTTTTTCCACCTCACTTGAAGACGGTCTGCAAAAAGCCGTTCAGGGATACCGGGACCTGGGCTGGATCCCCGGGACCTGACCCTTGATCCGCAAACCTGATCCGGGGTATAATCACGCCATGAAACCAGATGCCGGGCCCATCCCCGGAGAACAAAAGAACCTGTTGGATCCAAACAAAGGGGCGGTGCGAAAATATCGCGACCTCTTTTTAGGCCATG encodes:
- a CDS encoding mechanosensitive ion channel family protein, which encodes LGALWILGELNIDYAPFLVAAGGLSLAIGFGSQSLVKDFFSGFFMLMEEQLALGDVVKINGKAGVVEKISFRTIKMRSLDGTMHIIPNGSIDSVSNLTHKWSMAVVNIGVSYDTDAEKVMQVLKDICSGIMRDPLWKELLVDEPLPQGIISFGESSVNFRILAKTAPAQQWAVGRELNLRIKRAFDTRGIEIPYNYVNVINRTPDPVKAD
- a CDS encoding S9 family peptidase, producing MRGSIRCHGGKMKRVVTLLIAVVLFSANAVLLRGAGFKQELSPWLVLGPLPVSETEVRNHGTDEALAGFPHLDASRIHPRVGETVDWGTGPQVQWREYRKGNLAVSAPAIYYLATWVDADRWLAARLLLDRVDYAFTVYLDGKPQETFRVHADTWGVDMQLPAGCHQLVVKLLVRPKRIPRFLPHLEWSEEFGKMPLRASVEPGRNMDIKHVIYAAEAVNVSMAPDGRHVAVSLRRLDSKDMRRSWTEVLGVDSGRVVWTSEGVGNVTGITWLPDSSGFAFIRKHKESADIMVHRLRDHSLRTVCAGIARLKEVWWSPDNRYLVYAVEELPSPDSEWKYIREIADRAASSPRHVGLFVHFLSGSVTRCLTRPEERFHQARISPDGKRILLERKVPDPARRPYERYEGVIVDPATMERDILLADPWINEASWAPDSSRLLVIGGASAFGGKGNVLSGGSIPNDFDGQAYLFDIAGRSAAAISRTFSPSISSGFWPAQEDCIYFHVVDGAKESLSIWRKDRGFEILDFPVDVVHRVGWSVRRSVAVAWASGVTTPHRLYRVDLKRRRVGLLRDFNADLFRDIRFGKVEDRDYRTPEGRVVPGRLYYPPQFNPNRKYPLIVYYYGGTSPVTRDFAGRYPKNWYAAQGYMVYVLQPTGTVGYGQGASAVHVNDWGKQSAAEVIAAVDALVESHPNVDPDRIGGMGASYGGFLTQYLATVTQRFSALISHAGIASLASYWGVGDWGVLYSGVASADSFPWNRKSLYVEQSPLFMADRIHTPLLLLHGERDNNVPPGESYQMFAALKLLDREVALVTFKDQQHFILDPPQRRRWMRTIIAWFDHWLKGEPQAWDGMYPEKQAKN
- a CDS encoding DUF229 domain-containing protein gives rise to the protein MKSIVLHIFLGMLLSMGGTCRASENEQPVPVIIIAVDTLRADRLGCYGYPRPTSPELDALAKKSVLFTRCFTPSPLTTPAFASLLTSLPPHRHGAKRNGLPIFPQMETLTDLLKAEGYRTGAFISSWPLKARLSGLDRGFDTYEEVFDKKRWLGTINPEGRAPTVNQRVFEWLDRCEEEPIFLWVHYSEPHAPYVHHKEFDFDYNRWHKELYHPDSDFSKMRNYDTEVGFVNHHIGRLIKRLKKDGLFDRAIVVFMSDHGESFGEHGEYGHGRKLFNSTLHVPLIMKFPESERAGSKLHHEVSLEDVAPTILGLLGMERPDWMIGRDLFIPEENRTLFSEAYKGAVHFRRGRYYHHKVEPIGYALVQRGEKVMLTPRNHRFRFYHWAKDPLEKHNLYLKRRSGLEEWKRLLDGYVRRVEEYLRISKQFVRNPGQMTKEDMEKLKTLGYF
- a CDS encoding NAD-dependent epimerase/dehydratase family protein, giving the protein MTDCWKSRFIGVTGAAGFIGNRLVHALVEKGARVRALVHSTPLKENVEVMQGDVADAGTMADFCRGLDGVFHLATALGNRRIPESEFMRINAKGTTTLLEQARRAGVKRVVHFGSAGIYGRTSGRTLLKEGDKGRPVDAYEKSKFAGEQAALDWNAPPEVCLIRPGWVYGEGDRRTFKLISRIHSGFFFVAGSGRILQTPVYVDDLVEAALAVFQQGAPGRDYNAAGAAVTVNHLAGAIAVALGRSPRFIHIPVSLLLPPAVAMETLFGLAGREAPLSRSRLAFFRRGKPLDTTRIRTELGVRFSTSLEDGLQKAVQGYRDLGWIPGT